A window from Merismopedia glauca CCAP 1448/3 encodes these proteins:
- a CDS encoding alpha-amylase family glycosyl hydrolase, whose protein sequence is MRIPQATYRIQFHAGFTFSEAQNIIDYLSNLGISDVYASPIFKASQGSTHGYDVVDPTQINPELGTAEDFAKLLAETQKHQMGWLQDIVPNHMAYEPRNLWLMDVLENGSNSEFFDFFDINWHHHDPELKGRVLAPWLGESYGKCLETGKIKLDYDANGLSVNYYQSKLPVKIESYLTFLTHNLDKLRPANGDNVAVSKISEIIDILKDINHKTQIKDDQDRSKLVKSLLWKSYSNNSLIKKFIKDKLVEFNGEIGKPESFILLDNLLSQQLYRLAFWKVATEEINYRRFFTVNELISIKVEELDVFNKTHELIVQLVKEKKITGVRIDHIDGLYDPTKYIN, encoded by the coding sequence ATGCGTATTCCTCAAGCAACTTATAGAATTCAGTTCCACGCCGGATTTACTTTTAGCGAAGCTCAAAACATAATTGATTACTTATCAAATTTAGGAATATCTGATGTTTATGCTTCTCCAATTTTTAAAGCTAGTCAAGGTAGCACTCATGGATATGATGTCGTAGATCCAACCCAAATTAATCCTGAATTGGGAACAGCAGAAGATTTTGCCAAACTGTTAGCAGAAACCCAAAAGCACCAGATGGGATGGCTGCAAGATATAGTTCCCAATCATATGGCTTACGAACCTCGAAATTTGTGGTTGATGGATGTCTTAGAAAATGGGAGTAATTCCGAATTTTTTGATTTTTTTGATATTAATTGGCATCATCACGATCCAGAATTAAAAGGGCGAGTGCTTGCCCCTTGGTTGGGGGAGAGTTATGGTAAATGTCTGGAAACAGGAAAGATAAAACTTGACTATGATGCTAATGGATTGTCAGTTAATTACTATCAATCAAAACTACCTGTTAAAATTGAATCTTATTTAACTTTTTTAACTCACAATTTAGATAAACTAAGACCAGCAAACGGTGATAATGTTGCTGTTAGTAAAATATCAGAAATTATAGATATACTGAAAGATATTAATCATAAAACTCAAATTAAAGATGATCAGGATCGATCTAAATTAGTAAAAAGTCTACTTTGGAAAAGTTACAGTAATAATTCCCTTATTAAAAAATTCATCAAAGACAAGTTAGTAGAATTTAACGGTGAAATAGGTAAGCCAGAAAGTTTTATTTTATTAGATAACTTACTTTCACAACAGTTGTATCGTCTTGCCTTTTGGAAAGTGGCAACCGAAGAAATTAATTATCGTCGATTTTTTACAGTCAACGAGTTGATTTCTATCAAAGTTGAAGAATTAGATGTATTTAATAAGACTCATGAATTGATCGTTCAATTAGTTAAAGAAAAGAAAATTACCGGAGTCCGCATCGATCATATTGATGGCTTGTACGATCCTACTAAATATATAAAT